A region of Bdellovibrionota bacterium DNA encodes the following proteins:
- a CDS encoding Crp/Fnr family transcriptional regulator: protein MLAAKPRNCATCPTRIDSVFCSLPQEHLETLNRHKTTNRYRRGQTLFYEGNPATGLFCVGNGKIKLFKNGSDGKEVILRIAKGGDILGYWSVLTDREYAASAEVIEDAEICFVDKSFINHLVHDDPALALNVIRRLGDELAVAEERLSDILNKDVRQRFIRLLLTLQKTHGKKESNGMFLDVRLTRNELGAMVGATPETIIRLLSALHDEGHVHLDGKKIFIKDGNALLHEIETDS, encoded by the coding sequence ATGTTAGCCGCCAAACCGCGCAACTGTGCGACGTGCCCCACCCGAATCGACAGCGTCTTTTGCAGTCTGCCGCAAGAACATTTGGAAACGCTCAACCGGCACAAGACGACGAACCGGTATCGCCGGGGACAAACTCTCTTTTACGAGGGAAATCCCGCCACGGGCCTCTTCTGCGTGGGCAATGGAAAGATCAAGCTCTTTAAGAACGGCAGCGACGGCAAAGAGGTCATTCTCCGAATCGCCAAGGGCGGGGATATTTTGGGCTATTGGAGCGTTCTGACCGACCGCGAGTACGCCGCCTCGGCCGAAGTAATCGAGGACGCCGAAATCTGTTTCGTCGATAAGAGTTTTATCAATCACCTCGTCCATGACGACCCGGCGCTCGCGCTGAACGTGATTCGCCGCCTCGGAGACGAATTAGCCGTGGCCGAAGAGCGACTCTCGGATATTCTCAACAAAGACGTTCGCCAGCGCTTTATCCGGCTCCTTCTGACGCTTCAAAAAACACACGGCAAAAAAGAATCGAACGGAATGTTTTTGGACGTGCGTCTCACGAGAAACGAGCTGGGGGCGATGGTAGGGGCGACACCGGAGACCATCATTCGGTTGTTATCCGCGCTTCATGATGAAGGTCATGTCCATCTCGACGGGAAGAAAATCTTTATCAAAGACGGCAACGCCCTTCTTCACGAAATCGAGACTGATTCGTAA
- a CDS encoding transglycosylase SLT domain-containing protein, with the protein MQRLWGVMAIGLLASLAGRSTLARDMVRPELAATLGQCAKHFNTIRAELEVDFRKRSGNFHSIAEKLKIQPLSLVCAIIDQESDGRNLAIRPEPRLCSRVFEPHHERYRGYRELYRWFYRDYGNSDPDTAKERFCASYGLMQLNYVSMLDEGFRGPPEQLLEPKINIHYGILHLQTVYERVIRRRAKELFGKKRFAPEELLTAEESLTLDERLRLMLRLWNGPAEAEITEDFAKDVEDLYDHYEARLSFLNPGLKSR; encoded by the coding sequence ATGCAACGCCTTTGGGGAGTCATGGCAATCGGACTTCTCGCTTCACTCGCCGGCAGATCGACATTGGCCAGGGATATGGTTCGCCCTGAACTCGCCGCCACGTTGGGCCAGTGCGCAAAACACTTCAATACGATACGGGCGGAGCTGGAAGTCGACTTTAGAAAACGGAGCGGTAATTTTCATTCGATCGCGGAAAAGCTGAAAATCCAACCCCTCTCCCTGGTTTGCGCCATCATCGATCAGGAGTCGGACGGCCGGAACCTGGCGATCAGACCGGAACCCAGACTTTGCAGCCGCGTGTTTGAGCCACACCACGAGAGGTACAGGGGTTATCGTGAGCTTTACAGGTGGTTCTATCGCGACTATGGAAACTCAGATCCCGACACCGCAAAAGAAAGATTCTGCGCGAGCTACGGTCTCATGCAGCTGAATTACGTCAGCATGTTGGACGAAGGTTTTAGGGGTCCACCCGAGCAGCTTCTCGAACCAAAAATCAACATTCACTATGGGATTCTTCACCTGCAGACGGTTTATGAAAGAGTAATACGCAGGAGAGCCAAAGAACTCTTTGGGAAGAAACGTTTTGCACCCGAGGAACTCCTCACGGCCGAGGAAAGCCTTACGCTGGACGAACGCCTCAGACTGATGCTCCGTCTCTGGAACGGCCCGGCCGAAGCCGAAATCACCGAAGACTTTGCCAAGGACGTGGAGGACCTTTACGACCACTATGAGGCAAGACTGTCTTTCCTAAATCCTGGCCTTAAGTCGAGATAA